The region TGTCCTTTATCCAGCAGGATGATACGATCCGCCAGCTGTACGGCTTCACTGACATCATGCGTCACTAAGATGGCGGTAAAGCCCTGTTCAGTCCATAACTTCTCGATCAGGTTCTGCATGTCGAGACGGGTCAGGGCATCCAGTGCACCTAATGGCTCATCCAGTAGCAGGATACGTGGTTTATGAGATAAAGCACGTGCCAAGGCTGTACGTTGACGCTGACCGCCCGACAGTTGTGATGGCCATAATCCTGCTTTTTCCTTTAAGCCAACTTTTTCCAGCATGCTGGATGCATTGGCATGCTGATCTTTGGGCAAGCCCAATTGCACATTCTGTTCAATACTCCGCCAAGGCAGCAAACGCGGATCCTGGAACATCACCCGGATATCGTCCGAAGTAATACCTTCACGGATATGACGGGCAGACTTGAACTTGATTTCGCCGTAGCTCTGTTTTTCCAGATCAGCAATCAGTCGTAACAAGGTACTTTTACCACAGCCACTGCGACCGACAATCGCCAGAAACTCGCCTGGCTGAATATGCAGGTCCAGATCTTCCAGAACCTTGACCGAGCCATAGAACTTATGTAGCTGTTCAATAATAATTTCAGCACCGATGACTGCTTGGGGATTGATATCTGCCGCAGCGTAGTCTTGTGGTGCAGTTTGGTCATTGGCGAGACGCCCTAAGCTGAGATCAGTCATCACATGCTCCTCAATATTATTCAGTTATTTTTGATAGCCAGCATGCCAGCGCAGCAGGAAACGTTCCAAAGCAACCGCCAGAACATCCGCCAGTTTGCCGAGTAGGGCATAGAGTAAAATACCGACTAGTACGACATCAGTTTGCAGGAATTCACGTGCATTCATGGTCATATAACCGATACCAGATTGCGCCGAAATCGTTTCTGCAACGATGAGCAATACCCATACAAGACCAAGGGCAAAGCGTAACCCAACTAAAATTGAAGGCATTGCACCGGGTAAAATAATTTCTTTATAGAGCTGCCAACGGGTTAAGCCATAGCTTTTTCCCATTTCAATGAGTTGCGGATCAACCGAGCGAATACCATGATAGGTGTTGATATAGATCGGGAAAAATACCCCAATCGCCACCAAGAATAATTTTGCTGATTCATCAATCCCGAACCATAAAATCACCAAAGGAATCAAAGCCAGGGCAGGGATGTTTCGAATCATTTGTAAGGTAGTATCAAGCAACGTTGAAGCTGTTTTAGATGAGCCATTGAGTAAACCCAAAATAAGACCCAAGCCACCACCAATCAATAAACCACTGATGGCACGTCCAGCACTGACTTGCACATGCGTCCACAGTTCACCACTGATGAGTAAACCCCAGAATGCCGCAACGACTGCCGTTGGCGCAGGTAAGATTCGACTCTCTAACAAACCCGTGCTTGATGCTAACTGCCAAAATGTAATTAAAGCAAATGGAACCAACCAAGGCAGCAAACGCTGCCCCAATTGTGTTCCACGTGAAACCTTTTTTTCTTGCAGCGTTTCGACGGAAACCACTTTCGACATTAAGCAGACTCCTGAATTGTCTGAGCCTTTTTGTTCTCTTCAGGGGTGTAGTTGTTTGCCACAATTTCACCAAAAGGACCCGTTAAATTCGGTTGAGCAAGTTTCTGTTGTGTTTCTAGAGGCAATAATGGGAACACCAATTCAGCAAAACGAATCGATTCTTCAAGGTGCGGGTAGCCTGAGAAAATAAAGGTGCTAATGCCTAAGTCAGCATATTCCTGAATACGTGCTGCCACTGTTTCAGGATCACCGACCAATGCTGTACCAGCACCACCACGAACAAGCCCAACACCTGCCCAAAGGTTTGGCGACACTTCAAGCTTGGTACGGTCACCGTTATGTAGTTCAGCCATACGACGCTGACCGACAGAGTCCATCGATTTAAATTTGGCTTGCGCAGCCGCAATAGTGGCATCGTCTACATATTGAATCAGCTCTTCTGCTGCTGCCCACGCTTGTTCATTGGTTTCACGTACGATGACATGCAAGCGAATACCGTAGTTTAGTTGACGACCTTTGGCTTCAGCTTTTTTGCGTACCACTTCAATTTTTTCTTTGACTGCTGCAGGTGGTTCACCCCAAGTCAGGTAAGTATCCACTTGGTTGGTCGCAAGCTCAATCGCATCATCAGACGAACCACCAAACCATAGTGGAGGATATGGCTGTTGAATTGGTGGATAAAGTAACTTGGCATCATCAACTTTTAAACGTTCGCCGTGGAATGTAAAACTTTCACCTGTGTGTGAACGGGTTAAAATTTCACGCCAAATGTGTACATATTCGTTGGCAGTTTTATAACGTGTCGAGTGATCTTCATACACGCCGTCGCCTTTTAGTTCCTGCTCATCACCACCCGTGACCAGATTTAGCAAGACACGACCACCCGACAAGCGGTCAAAGGTGGCTGCCATACGTGCTGCCAATGCAGGCGTTGTTACACCCGGGCGTAATGCCACAAGGAATTTCAATTTTTTAGTCGCGTCAATCAGGCTGGCTGCGGTTAACCATGGATCTTCACATGAACGACCTGTTGGAATTAGCACACCTTCATAGCCCAGGTTATCGACCGCAACCGCAATCTGCTTCATGTAGGCATGATCGACCTGGCGTGCACCTTTGCTGGTGCCTAGGTAGCGGCTGTCACCATGTGTCGGGATAAACCAGAAAATTTTCATGTCTTTGATCCTTGGATTATTTGCCTGCCCAAACGGCTTGCTGAATATTGATAGATTTCGGAATGATCTTGAGTTCGCTAAAACGGTTCGCCAGTTCTTGCTGTTCGGCAATCACTTTTTTGGTCAGTGGTGCAGCAGTAGATGGATTAGGACGACGCTGGATAAAGGTCTGGCTAACCACTGGCTTTAGCCCGGTACTTTGTGCAAAGATTTTTGCAGATTCAGTTCTATGACTTTGTACCCATTTATCTGCAACATTGACCTGCTTGATAATGCCTTTTAATGCTTGCGGTTGATTTTTGATTAAATTTTCTGAAGCCAGATAGAAGGTGTAATTGGGACTTAAGCCTTTCCCTGAAGATAAGACTCTTGCTTTATCTTCTATTTGTGCTGCGGCATAGTACGGGTCCCAAATCGCCCAGGCATCAATTGCACCTTTCTGGAAAGCTGCACGTGCATCCGCAGGGCTTAACCAGATGGGCTGGATATCAGTCCATTGCAAACCGGCTTTACGTATTGCCTGGACCAGTAAATAATGTGAGCTGGAACCACGGTGAACGCCGACACGCTTACCTTTTAACTGGCTCAGTTTGGTAATTTTGGAATTGTGTTGTACCAGAATGGCAGATGCTAGCGGTTTTGCAGTTTCATACGCAAAATAGTGTAATGGCTTATTGCCAGCTTGCGCGTAGACAGGAGGAGTATCTCCAGTTGCACCGATATCAATAGAACCTACAGCTAATGCTTCTAAAATTTGCGGCCCGCCTGGAAATTCATTCCAGGTAATTTTTGCATTTGGAAATTCCTGTTCAAACAGCTTTTGCTGTTTTGCAATGACCAGATTTACTGAAGCTTTTTGATAGCCTACACGAAGCTGCTTCACGGATGGATCCACTGCCCAGGCGGCACTTGAACCCAACATCGAACAAGCAACTAATACGGCATTCATGCCATGACTGGAGGTCTTGAACCATGTAATTGCTTTGTTGTGTCGCTGATGTTGAGTCATTATTAAATCCCCTGATATTTTCCTATGATTTACTTGGTTAAAATTGCTGATTGAATATTGAGTTTTGCTGGAATCAGTTGCTGGCCATAGAAGGCATCCGCGACCTGTTGTTGTTTTTGCGCCACTTCTGGAGTCAGTGGTTTTACCCCAAAGCTCATACGTGAAATTGAGGTTTTCAATACATCAAATGCCAGGCCTGTCGGTTTTTCTAGAAGTTTCGCTGCCTCATCCTGATGGCTATACACCCACTCTGTCGTCAGGTTCAACTCATTCACCACCGCTTCAATAATCTGTGGGTTGGCTTCAGCAAACTTACGATCAGCCAGATAGAATTGATGGTTGCTCACGATATTCTCACCAGTTGCAATTACACGTGCACCAATCTGATGTTCTGCTGCGGCGAAGAACGGATCCCAGATCACCCAGGCATCAACCGCACCACGCTCAAAAGCTGCACGTGCATCAGAAGGTGGCAGGTAAACCACTTCGATATCACTGAGTTTCAGATTATTGGCTTCAAGGATTTTTAATAGTAAATAATGAACGTTTGAACCTTTGTTTAGTGCAACACGTTTGCCTTTCAGGTCCTGTACAGACTGAATGTTTGAGTCTTTTTGTACGATTAAAGCTTCAGCTTTTGGTGCTTCAGGCTGGTTGGCTACGTACACCAGCTTTGAGTTCGCTGCTTGTGCAAAGATGGGTGGTGCTTCACCCGCCTCACCAAAAGACACGCTGCCCACATTTAAACCTTCAAGTAACTGTGGGCCCGCCGGGAATTCTACCCATTTCACATTTACGCCTTGTTGTTTTAATGAGGTTTCCAAGGTGCCGCGTTCTTTCAAGATTGGAAGTACGCCATATTTTTGGAAGCCGATATTCAGCGTTACATTTTCTTCTTTTTTGGAGCAGCCAGAGAGCAACATCACGCCAGCAATAGCAGTACTGAGAGCTGCTGTTTTTGCAATGAACTTAATCGTAGACTGGCGCATGAATATAAACTCCTGACAAAAAGTCAATTAGATGGAATAGATAAGTTAGGCATACGCTAATCGTTTTTTATTTTTCAAAAAAATAACAATTCGGGAATTTCTAATGAGAAAAAAAGATAAATAAAAAAGCGCAAAACTTATGCAGAAAAGTGATTTATAATTTTTATAGAATTTAATTTTTATATTATTTAAATTATTGAAATATATATTTAATTTCATTAATGAAATATAAAGATATCGATATGAAAATCCATGCAAAGATTATTCAGGTAACTACTTAAGAAATCTAAATATCTTTAGCAAAAAATAAGATATATGAGCAAATAAAAAGTCACATTAAAGTGACTTCTTACACACCAGAGAATTACGCTGATAGTTATACAGCGCCTGACGGGCATCGGGCAGATCATCGACAGAAGACTGTTCAAAGCCTTGTTCCAGGAACCAGTGTGCGGTGCGAGTAGTGAGAATAAATAGCTGTTGAATACCCATGCTTCGGGCTTTATCTTCCAGATAATTCAGAATCTGGCTGCCGCGGTTGGACTTGCGGTAACTCGGATCCACAGCAACACAGGCAATTTCAGCAGAACGCAGCTCATTCCCTGTGGTTGGAATCGGGTATAATGCGGCACAGGCCAGAATCATGCCATCACGTTCAATAACCGCAAATTGCTCAACTTCATTTTCCAGACGTTCGCGTGAGCGATACACCAGAATGCCTTCTTCTTCCAAAGGACGTAGCAGGTTAATCAGACCGCCAACATCCTGAATGGTGGCCATGCGTACATCTTCATAATGTGCATCGGTAATCAGGGTGCCGGAACCATCTCGGGTAAATAGTTCCTCCAGCAGCGCGCCATCATGAGCATAGGAAATCAGATGTACGCGATTGACGCCATTCATCGAGGCTTCCTGTGCGGCACGAAGTTGCAAAGTAAGTTCGGATGGCACGTCTTGAGCATCCTGCATCATATAAGCATCCAGCTGACTTGGCTGCACTTCACGCTGCAATTGTCCATCCGTATTCAGCAGGCCATGCTGTTTACCCAGAAAAATCAGCTTATCTGCCTTAATGCGAATCGCAGTTTTAGTTGCCACTTCCTCAGCCAGCAGGTTAAACACTTCGCCAGTGGTGGAATAGCCGGTTGGTCCAAGCACTACAATGTTATGGCTGTCGAGATGACGCTGAATCGCATCGGTATCTACCGTACGGACCTCACCGGTTAACTGGAAATCAATACCGTCACGAATTCCATAAGGCTTGGCAGTCACAAAATTACCGGATACCACATCAATGCGGGCACCATACATGGGTGAGTTGGCTAGTCCCATCGAGAGCAGGGCTTCAATCTGCAGGCGGATTGAACCCACTGCATTCATGACACAGCTTAGCGATTCACGGGTGGTGATTCGGCGCTGGCGATGAAACGGCGTGCTCATCTGGCTCGCTGCCAGATTCTGGTTGATCTGTGGACGCGCACCATGCACCAGAATCAGATGGATTCCGAGGGAATGTAGCAGGGCAATATCATGAATAATATGCTGGAAGTTGTCATGCAGCACCGCCTCGCCATCAAACATGATCACAAAGGTCTTGTTGCGGTGCGCATTGATATAGGGCGCAGAATGTCGAAACCAATGCACATATTGCAAAGTTGTGCTTTGAGAAGGTTCTGCTGAATTCATGCGCTGACCTATATTAAAAAATAATACTTAATTGAATTTGATTCTAAAAAAAGCCGGGAACGAAGTACAGCAATAAAAAAACACCTGAAGCGTGGGCTTCAGGTGTAATAGAGAAAAGATTTAGAATTGAGACTTAGTTGATGATACGAATAATCTTGTCATTACGCTCATTTACGAGCACGTAATCACCATTGATCTTGTACCACTGCTGGTTTCTATTTGCATTTGGTAGACGACGCGCTTCATAACCACTTACTTCAAAACGGCGGTTGTCATATTGTTTAGGCAACTTTTGGCCAACACGCCAGTCACGGCTTGGATTTACTACACGGTTGTTATAGCGTTTATCATTCCAGCGACGGTCATCACGGCGATCGTCCCATTTTTTCGCATCTTTATGATCCCAATGCGGTGCCGGTTTATGTGGCGCATAACGCGGATCATGTTGCGGTGCCGCCATTGCAGAAGTTGCAACTAAAGCACTCAAGGATAAAGCGATTGTTGTTAACACTTTTTTCATGGCATTCACCTGAATTCATCATTATCGTTTCGATGAGACTAAATTAGCGGATCAGTAGAGATAAACCGTGAGGGCAATTTAGGCGAATTGTTAAATTTATGAAGAAAAAAAGAAGGATAAGAGGGAATTACAGATTTTTTAGCCCAGAACCGCATCAAAGAACAGCTAGCCAAAATAAAAAAGACCCAAACAAGTTGGGTCTATGAAGATATTAGGACTTAATGTCCAAGAATTCGAATGATACTGTTATTGTCTGAATCGACCAGAATGTATTCATTGTTAACCTTATACCATTGCTGTTTACGGTCAGGTTTAGGCAACTTGTGGTCTCTGTATTCAACTTTATAACCTTTACCGCGATAATGCTGTGGCATTACATAGCCGGGTTGCCATTTCATTTGCTGTAAACGCTTCACCCCACGTTCTTCACGCATGCGGCGACGGTCTTCCTGGTTGTTATCTGCGCGATCACGGAATTTCTTAGCCTGACCTTGGCGTTTATCCATATGACGTTCATCATCAAAATGCGGTGCAGCATTGGCAACATTCGTCAGCATTAATGCACTGATAGACATTGTCAAAGCAACCAAAAGCTTTTTCATGGTGAACCCTCAATCAATTGTTCATTTTCTACAGGTCTAATTTACGCAAAAATTGCAGAGAAACTGTGAAGATCAGGCATGTATTCTTTAAAGAATGCAGAGAGATTATGACTATGCCATAATTTCAGCAGTTTTTGAACGCCTTGTACAGGCTAAGCGCTTGAGAAGCTGTAGGATACTATCCTGAGGGCAATGTATTTTGAGGTCAAGGAAAACCCGGTCAATTAGGGCAATTTATCTCCTATATTCCAGTCGAATAGCACTTCAGTATTTGCAGATTTGAACTAGTTCCATTGTTCAGTCAAACCCTGTAAAGACTGGATTGCTTCAGCCACACATTCAGCTGTATTGGCATCATCCAGAGCGTGGATCAAGGTATCTGATAATTGTAGGCTTTCAATATGGCGAATGGTCTCGATTTTACGTTTTTGGTCAGCCATGCTGTGCTCTCCTGTATCTGGTCATCATCTTGAATACAGGCATCATAGTGTACAGACTTTGATTTGAAAAACCGAATAAAATTATCATAACAATATAAAAAAACGATTTATTGTTGTTTATAAAAGATTGGCCGAATAAAAAAAGCACGCTTGGCGTGCTCTTAGAAAAGGTTGGAAATCCGATTAGTAAGCGTAGTTCAGATCGGTATAGTCAGTCAGGGACTTCTGGATATGTGCATTAATAAAGGCACGCACATCATCAGCGGTCATTGCTTTGCCCTGATTGGTAATCACATGTTCGATATCCGGCTGACTTTCAATTTTAATGCGATACACAAAATGTTTCGCTAAACGGTAACCATCATCCAGTTTTTCAATGCCAGTGACATAGTAATAGGCATGTTTAAAGTTCAGATCGGTATGGGAAAAGATAAACTGCTCGAATAGCTTTAGCTTGCCGCCATTTTCGAGTGCTTTGATGTCGTCCACAATGCTGGCTTCAAACTTCACGCCGTATTTATCAGAAATCGGTTGCTGATCAATCAGAAGCGACACCATGCCATCTTCCAAAGTGGTCACGGTGATGTTGTTTAAGTCAGTCATGTTGCACTCGAATCAAAATCTGTTATAGAGGTAGTATGGGTGAATTTTAGCGAAACTCAATGCGACTAAGGGGGACTTCGGCAAGATTTATGCATTATTTCGCTTGGAAACTGCAATAAAGAAGGGAGCCATGGCTCCCTTTTTTTAATCATCTTTACTTCGATCAGGATTTAATCCTGCGCATCAATACTCTGGCCATTCATATGCAGACTGTCATTGCCCATCAGGTAAAGATAAGCCGGCATGATCGATTCTGGTGCTGGCAAGGTCAGTGGATCTTCATCCGGATAGGCTTTAGAGCGCATCGCAGTCCGGGTTGCACCTGGGTTAATACAGTTAAAACGTACATTTGGATGTACATTTTCTTTGGCAAATAACTGACTCACTGCTTCAATAGCGATTTTTGATACCGAATAAGCACCCCAGCGTTCACGC is a window of Acinetobacter sp. ASP199 DNA encoding:
- a CDS encoding ATP-binding cassette domain-containing protein codes for the protein MTDLSLGRLANDQTAPQDYAAADINPQAVIGAEIIIEQLHKFYGSVKVLEDLDLHIQPGEFLAIVGRSGCGKSTLLRLIADLEKQSYGEIKFKSARHIREGITSDDIRVMFQDPRLLPWRSIEQNVQLGLPKDQHANASSMLEKVGLKEKAGLWPSQLSGGQRQRTALARALSHKPRILLLDEPLGALDALTRLDMQNLIEKLWTEQGFTAILVTHDVSEAVQLADRIILLDKGHIAKEFRVNLPRPRQKGIQFAELEQHVLNAVLAT
- the ssuC gene encoding aliphatic sulfonate ABC transporter permease SsuC; translation: MSKVVSVETLQEKKVSRGTQLGQRLLPWLVPFALITFWQLASSTGLLESRILPAPTAVVAAFWGLLISGELWTHVQVSAGRAISGLLIGGGLGLILGLLNGSSKTASTLLDTTLQMIRNIPALALIPLVILWFGIDESAKLFLVAIGVFFPIYINTYHGIRSVDPQLIEMGKSYGLTRWQLYKEIILPGAMPSILVGLRFALGLVWVLLIVAETISAQSGIGYMTMNAREFLQTDVVLVGILLYALLGKLADVLAVALERFLLRWHAGYQK
- the ssuD gene encoding FMNH2-dependent alkanesulfonate monooxygenase; this translates as MKIFWFIPTHGDSRYLGTSKGARQVDHAYMKQIAVAVDNLGYEGVLIPTGRSCEDPWLTAASLIDATKKLKFLVALRPGVTTPALAARMAATFDRLSGGRVLLNLVTGGDEQELKGDGVYEDHSTRYKTANEYVHIWREILTRSHTGESFTFHGERLKVDDAKLLYPPIQQPYPPLWFGGSSDDAIELATNQVDTYLTWGEPPAAVKEKIEVVRKKAEAKGRQLNYGIRLHVIVRETNEQAWAAAEELIQYVDDATIAAAQAKFKSMDSVGQRRMAELHNGDRTKLEVSPNLWAGVGLVRGGAGTALVGDPETVAARIQEYADLGISTFIFSGYPHLEESIRFAELVFPLLPLETQQKLAQPNLTGPFGEIVANNYTPEENKKAQTIQESA
- a CDS encoding sulfonate ABC transporter substrate-binding protein; translation: MNAVLVACSMLGSSAAWAVDPSVKQLRVGYQKASVNLVIAKQQKLFEQEFPNAKITWNEFPGGPQILEALAVGSIDIGATGDTPPVYAQAGNKPLHYFAYETAKPLASAILVQHNSKITKLSQLKGKRVGVHRGSSSHYLLVQAIRKAGLQWTDIQPIWLSPADARAAFQKGAIDAWAIWDPYYAAAQIEDKARVLSSGKGLSPNYTFYLASENLIKNQPQALKGIIKQVNVADKWVQSHRTESAKIFAQSTGLKPVVSQTFIQRRPNPSTAAPLTKKVIAEQQELANRFSELKIIPKSINIQQAVWAGK
- a CDS encoding sulfonate ABC transporter substrate-binding protein — encoded protein: MRQSTIKFIAKTAALSTAIAGVMLLSGCSKKEENVTLNIGFQKYGVLPILKERGTLETSLKQQGVNVKWVEFPAGPQLLEGLNVGSVSFGEAGEAPPIFAQAANSKLVYVANQPEAPKAEALIVQKDSNIQSVQDLKGKRVALNKGSNVHYLLLKILEANNLKLSDIEVVYLPPSDARAAFERGAVDAWVIWDPFFAAAEHQIGARVIATGENIVSNHQFYLADRKFAEANPQIIEAVVNELNLTTEWVYSHQDEAAKLLEKPTGLAFDVLKTSISRMSFGVKPLTPEVAQKQQQVADAFYGQQLIPAKLNIQSAILTK
- the argA gene encoding amino-acid N-acetyltransferase, whose translation is MNSAEPSQSTTLQYVHWFRHSAPYINAHRNKTFVIMFDGEAVLHDNFQHIIHDIALLHSLGIHLILVHGARPQINQNLAASQMSTPFHRQRRITTRESLSCVMNAVGSIRLQIEALLSMGLANSPMYGARIDVVSGNFVTAKPYGIRDGIDFQLTGEVRTVDTDAIQRHLDSHNIVVLGPTGYSTTGEVFNLLAEEVATKTAIRIKADKLIFLGKQHGLLNTDGQLQREVQPSQLDAYMMQDAQDVPSELTLQLRAAQEASMNGVNRVHLISYAHDGALLEELFTRDGSGTLITDAHYEDVRMATIQDVGGLINLLRPLEEEGILVYRSRERLENEVEQFAVIERDGMILACAALYPIPTTGNELRSAEIACVAVDPSYRKSNRGSQILNYLEDKARSMGIQQLFILTTRTAHWFLEQGFEQSSVDDLPDARQALYNYQRNSLVCKKSL
- a CDS encoding RcnB family protein, producing the protein MKKVLTTIALSLSALVATSAMAAPQHDPRYAPHKPAPHWDHKDAKKWDDRRDDRRWNDKRYNNRVVNPSRDWRVGQKLPKQYDNRRFEVSGYEARRLPNANRNQQWYKINGDYVLVNERNDKIIRIIN
- a CDS encoding RcnB family protein: MKKLLVALTMSISALMLTNVANAAPHFDDERHMDKRQGQAKKFRDRADNNQEDRRRMREERGVKRLQQMKWQPGYVMPQHYRGKGYKVEYRDHKLPKPDRKQQWYKVNNEYILVDSDNNSIIRILGH